From the genome of Maniola jurtina chromosome 10, ilManJurt1.1, whole genome shotgun sequence, one region includes:
- the LOC123868660 gene encoding uncharacterized protein LOC123868660 isoform X1, with translation MELWMLIFCVIPAIVTTITISPNGNSPERKMLGGMVVDTQRRPLTDSSKPEVLISSRKLKDNSTILALNERYRRLIPYMTFYYANDLVVPTTEAHKTNVEVEKAEIIEAGTVTPNAREARVIYSPRYKNIPRYHGNRLTPINIASAHPTKLYYKEVPVYHNSPKSNPNYQSSLPEYTLQSGLNHRDIMYDRYVPTQIKAPSTPFAASTRKPYLDFRENVEQSNFQYYTPDQAEAPRYKLVPYEQTPPVNVGNVVTAQKQYNPAALSPKQPIHVKPRPSLRPQQFTIYDNPHTQQLKTKKPPTTISEIYYERRPASVPVQPVVENGFRPIVNLQILTTEAPSYTTTSKGEQFQNYVNDKNQKSPMVEAGTFAPNENYYRQEYVGEPVYTSGKPEQHVSSDSVSLADLLNSLQINKSIPKPITRENIGASIRTLLQVLSSLNAQAQQNEIETAGLSSPKPFQAPEVLVQSTPSPVLTTTAKPQHVDFHEEPYLAPIQTPSQHLDEYPTGGGSTQRFPLPVTSDNEGGTPGRPDVDYPILTVIPPTSFDCKTQRYKGFFADPDTRCQVWHYCDLNGGQASFLCPNGTIFSQAALTCDWWFNVRCASTTQLYVLNESLYKYILPHSPKFPEDYSGPLVDKYLSLKFKEMEEQFKKNKNKKGATDKIDSEESTETSSSEENVSIEQSTETSINQANVMIESPGSSGNVQRLQDE, from the exons TTATACCAGCCATTGTGACAACAATCACGATATCACCAAACGGTAACAGTCCAGAAAGAAAAATGTTAGGCGGCATGGTCGTCGATACACAAAGAAGACCTTTAACAGACTCTTCAAAACCAGAAGTATTAATAAGTAGCAGAAAACTCAAAGATAACTCAACAATATTAGCACTAAACGAAAGGTACAGAAGACTAATACCGTATATGACATTCTATTATGCTAACGACTTAGTAGTACCTACGACAGAAGCACATAAAACTAATGTCGAAGTAGAAAAAGCAGAGATAATTGAAGCAGGAACTGTGACACCGAACGCGCGAGAAGCAAGAGTAATTTACAGTCcaagatataaaaatattccaaGATATCACGGAAACAGATTAACTCCAATTAATATCGCATCTGCGCATCCTACAAAGTTGTATTACAAAGAAGTACCTGTTTATCATAACTCTCCAAAATCTAACCCTAATTACCAATCTTCTTTACCAGAGTATACATTGCAAAGTGGTTTAAATCATCGGGACATAATGTATGATAGATACGTTCCGACACAAATTAAGGCTCCGAGTACGCCATTTGCGGCTTCTACTAGAAAACCATATTTAGATTTTCGTGAAAACGTAGAACAGTCTAATTTCCAATATTATACACCAGATCAGGCAGAAGCTCCAAGATATAAACTAGTACCTTACGAGCAGACTCCTCCTGTTAACGTTGGAAATGTTGTCACAGCACAAAAACAGTATAACCCTGCAGCATTATCACCAAAGCAACCTATTCATGTAAAACCTAGACCGTCTCTTCGCCCTCAACAGTTTACAATATACGATAATCCTCACACTCAACAGTTGAAGACTAAGAAGCCACCAACAACAATTTCCGAAATTTACTACGAAAGAAGACCAGCCTCGGTTCCAGTTCAACCAGTTGTAGAAAATGGTTTCAGACCAATTGTTAATTTGCAAATATTAACGACTGAGGCACCTTCATACACGACGACATCAAAAGGAGAGCAGTTTCAAAATTACGTTAAtgacaaaaatcaaaaatcaccAATGGTTGAAGCGGGGACATTTGCTCCTAATGAAAATTACTACAGGCAGGAATATGTAGGCGAGCCGGTATATACTAGCGGCAAACCAGAGCAACATGTGTCTTCTGATTCAGTTTCTTTAGCAGATTTATTGAATTCATTACAAATCAATAAATCCATCCCAAAACCAATAACACGAGAAAATATTGGTGCCTCGATAAGAACTTTATTACAAGTACTGAGCAGTTTAAATGCACAAGCTCAGCAGAATGAAATTGAAACAGCTGGCCTCAGTTCACCAAAACCATTTCAAGCGCCTGAAGTTTTGGTTCAATCAACTCCGTCTCCTGTACTAACGACGACTGCAAAGCCGCAACATGTTGATTTCCACGAAGAACCTTATCTTGCGCCCATACAGACTCCATCACAACATTTAGACG AATATCCAACTGGTGGTGGCAGCACCCAACGGTTTCCTCTTCCTGTGACATCGGACAATGAGGGCGGTACTCCCGGTCGGCCTGATGTCGACTACCCTATACTAACGGTTATTCCACCGACAAGTTTCGACTGCAAAACACAGCGCTACAAGGGATTCTTTGCCGATCCTGACACGAGATGTCAA gTTTGGCATTACTGCGATTTAAACGGCGGCCAAGCTTCCTTCTTGTGTCCGAATGGTACAATATTCTCTCAAGCAGCTCTGACTTGCGACTGGTGGTTCAACGTTCGTTGCGCCTCTACCACGCAGCTGTACGTCTTGAATGAGAGCCTTTACAAATATATTCTACCACACTCACCCAAGTTTCCTGAAGACTACAGTGGGCCACTTGTTGACAA GTATCTGAGTTTGAAGTTCAAAGAAATGGAGGAACAATTCAAAaagaacaaaaacaaaaagggaGCGACAGATAAAATTGATTCGGAGGAATCTACTGAAACTAGCTCTTCTGAAGAAAATGTCAGCATTGAACAATCTACTGAAACTTCTATAAATCAAGCAAATGTGATGATAGAATCACCCGGCAGCAGCGGTAATGTTCAGAGGCTACAAGATGAGTAA
- the LOC123868660 gene encoding uncharacterized protein LOC123868660 isoform X2, which yields MLGGMVVDTQRRPLTDSSKPEVLISSRKLKDNSTILALNERYRRLIPYMTFYYANDLVVPTTEAHKTNVEVEKAEIIEAGTVTPNAREARVIYSPRYKNIPRYHGNRLTPINIASAHPTKLYYKEVPVYHNSPKSNPNYQSSLPEYTLQSGLNHRDIMYDRYVPTQIKAPSTPFAASTRKPYLDFRENVEQSNFQYYTPDQAEAPRYKLVPYEQTPPVNVGNVVTAQKQYNPAALSPKQPIHVKPRPSLRPQQFTIYDNPHTQQLKTKKPPTTISEIYYERRPASVPVQPVVENGFRPIVNLQILTTEAPSYTTTSKGEQFQNYVNDKNQKSPMVEAGTFAPNENYYRQEYVGEPVYTSGKPEQHVSSDSVSLADLLNSLQINKSIPKPITRENIGASIRTLLQVLSSLNAQAQQNEIETAGLSSPKPFQAPEVLVQSTPSPVLTTTAKPQHVDFHEEPYLAPIQTPSQHLDEYPTGGGSTQRFPLPVTSDNEGGTPGRPDVDYPILTVIPPTSFDCKTQRYKGFFADPDTRCQVWHYCDLNGGQASFLCPNGTIFSQAALTCDWWFNVRCASTTQLYVLNESLYKYILPHSPKFPEDYSGPLVDKYLSLKFKEMEEQFKKNKNKKGATDKIDSEESTETSSSEENVSIEQSTETSINQANVMIESPGSSGNVQRLQDE from the exons ATGTTAGGCGGCATGGTCGTCGATACACAAAGAAGACCTTTAACAGACTCTTCAAAACCAGAAGTATTAATAAGTAGCAGAAAACTCAAAGATAACTCAACAATATTAGCACTAAACGAAAGGTACAGAAGACTAATACCGTATATGACATTCTATTATGCTAACGACTTAGTAGTACCTACGACAGAAGCACATAAAACTAATGTCGAAGTAGAAAAAGCAGAGATAATTGAAGCAGGAACTGTGACACCGAACGCGCGAGAAGCAAGAGTAATTTACAGTCcaagatataaaaatattccaaGATATCACGGAAACAGATTAACTCCAATTAATATCGCATCTGCGCATCCTACAAAGTTGTATTACAAAGAAGTACCTGTTTATCATAACTCTCCAAAATCTAACCCTAATTACCAATCTTCTTTACCAGAGTATACATTGCAAAGTGGTTTAAATCATCGGGACATAATGTATGATAGATACGTTCCGACACAAATTAAGGCTCCGAGTACGCCATTTGCGGCTTCTACTAGAAAACCATATTTAGATTTTCGTGAAAACGTAGAACAGTCTAATTTCCAATATTATACACCAGATCAGGCAGAAGCTCCAAGATATAAACTAGTACCTTACGAGCAGACTCCTCCTGTTAACGTTGGAAATGTTGTCACAGCACAAAAACAGTATAACCCTGCAGCATTATCACCAAAGCAACCTATTCATGTAAAACCTAGACCGTCTCTTCGCCCTCAACAGTTTACAATATACGATAATCCTCACACTCAACAGTTGAAGACTAAGAAGCCACCAACAACAATTTCCGAAATTTACTACGAAAGAAGACCAGCCTCGGTTCCAGTTCAACCAGTTGTAGAAAATGGTTTCAGACCAATTGTTAATTTGCAAATATTAACGACTGAGGCACCTTCATACACGACGACATCAAAAGGAGAGCAGTTTCAAAATTACGTTAAtgacaaaaatcaaaaatcaccAATGGTTGAAGCGGGGACATTTGCTCCTAATGAAAATTACTACAGGCAGGAATATGTAGGCGAGCCGGTATATACTAGCGGCAAACCAGAGCAACATGTGTCTTCTGATTCAGTTTCTTTAGCAGATTTATTGAATTCATTACAAATCAATAAATCCATCCCAAAACCAATAACACGAGAAAATATTGGTGCCTCGATAAGAACTTTATTACAAGTACTGAGCAGTTTAAATGCACAAGCTCAGCAGAATGAAATTGAAACAGCTGGCCTCAGTTCACCAAAACCATTTCAAGCGCCTGAAGTTTTGGTTCAATCAACTCCGTCTCCTGTACTAACGACGACTGCAAAGCCGCAACATGTTGATTTCCACGAAGAACCTTATCTTGCGCCCATACAGACTCCATCACAACATTTAGACG AATATCCAACTGGTGGTGGCAGCACCCAACGGTTTCCTCTTCCTGTGACATCGGACAATGAGGGCGGTACTCCCGGTCGGCCTGATGTCGACTACCCTATACTAACGGTTATTCCACCGACAAGTTTCGACTGCAAAACACAGCGCTACAAGGGATTCTTTGCCGATCCTGACACGAGATGTCAA gTTTGGCATTACTGCGATTTAAACGGCGGCCAAGCTTCCTTCTTGTGTCCGAATGGTACAATATTCTCTCAAGCAGCTCTGACTTGCGACTGGTGGTTCAACGTTCGTTGCGCCTCTACCACGCAGCTGTACGTCTTGAATGAGAGCCTTTACAAATATATTCTACCACACTCACCCAAGTTTCCTGAAGACTACAGTGGGCCACTTGTTGACAA GTATCTGAGTTTGAAGTTCAAAGAAATGGAGGAACAATTCAAAaagaacaaaaacaaaaagggaGCGACAGATAAAATTGATTCGGAGGAATCTACTGAAACTAGCTCTTCTGAAGAAAATGTCAGCATTGAACAATCTACTGAAACTTCTATAAATCAAGCAAATGTGATGATAGAATCACCCGGCAGCAGCGGTAATGTTCAGAGGCTACAAGATGAGTAA